The segment TACACGTCAGACAAAGATTGATAGGATAAATATCGCCACTTAATTACATTACTAATACAAGtgtgattaaattataatctaCATATATCATATGGTTAATTATTCGTATATCAGCATCATAAAATAGTCTTGCCCACTGAATTAAAAGACCTGTCAACTTGTCCAGCCTGTTTGTAacagtaaaattaaaaagttgcTTTTATTAGTTTGAGCATCTAAGGAAAGCACAAACTCTTTTGAACgttcttttatataaatatatatataaaaagaaagcaatCTTCCTTATGTTGTCTCTATAAATAGTCTTGCATGCGAGCTCAAACTCATAATACAGCAAGCATCGGTATTAGTTTTCTCTTGCACATTTTTCCTTCAGTATTTAAAGCCTATATAACCATATTTGGaccaaatttgaataaatttggtCCAAAAAGGTTATAAGGTTTTAAACAAACTTGAAAGAAACCTTAGATATCCAGTATACTTTTGTTGTTGGGTTTCATTTCATCTGCAAGGAAAACTCTATCATATTAAGAAGAAGGCATGGATAAGGTTAAAAGGTTGGTTGCAGAGAGGAGTGTGGTCATATTCAGCAAGAGTTCATGCTGCCTATCATATGCAGTTAACATTCTATTTGGGGAACTTGGAGTCAATCCTTTGGTGTATGAGATTGACCAAGACCCTGATTGCAGGGAAATAGAGAAAGCTCTCATGAGGCTGGGATGCAATGCACCAGTACCAGCCGTGTTCATCGGCGGAAAGCTGGTCGGATCTACTAATGAAATCATGTCACACCACCTTAGCGGTGATTTGACCAAAATGCTGGTGCAAAGCCATGCTTTGAATAAATACTaattctaattaaattattcactATTCTGTTGGAGAAGGAAAGCTAATAAGTTGGCTCAAGCTTAATAACGAATAGTTATGTGATGTCTTATGTGTCAAGAATTATGTAGCAATTGTTTAGCTGTGTAGTGTGTAATATGTTTGTCATTATTAATGAAGTCAGCTCCTATTTTATTGTGTTTATATTTTCACTGTTGGTCTCTGAGCATTTGACAAAGTTGCACTCTGTGCCTCTCCTCCTTTCCTTAATATGAAACCAATACGCAACTGAACTTTTGTTCCTAATTTTGTCATATCATGGTGTAGCCTCGTTTTTTGTTACTAATCCTTCCTTGTCAGACTCTTTGAGATCTAAAGTAGCTGGAAAATCTGTCTGCAAGTATCAAAGCATAAGCGACCCCAGGTACGACATACTCGTGGCTATACTTTCAATACTTTCGATGTTTTGGCTCAGTCTGAGTATCCAAGTGCCTGATAACGCTACATGCATTGATCGTATTCGTTAAATTAGGATGCTCCATTGATCAGATACAAACAATATTCTTGTCAAAGAGCCAGTTGGACTACTTGTTGGGTCTtggtattttttaagaatattgaTTAGGAAGAGATTAATGCGAAATGTAATGATCAGTAAAAACCAACATAAATGTCACTATGAGATAATTCTACATAGCAATGCTCCACGTGCTATTACAAAAGTTGAAGGAAAAAATGCTCAACTTTTCCGGCATGTGGGGCTGCAGATTCTTCTACTTTTTCATATGAAGATAGGCATCAAATTCCATGATATTTATTCCCTTTtgatttcctttcttttttatgtctGTGATAGTCTTCCCTTCAGCAGTCGATATCGTTAGCATAGATTTTGTGCAGGCTCAGCTGAAGGCAAGCTTCGTGATGATCGATCGAGCATCTCCACGACACCCTTATACAGGTACTTccctttttaaattataaagaatattgCTCAAATTAGTTCTtggaagttttttttagtagtAAAATGTTGGATTTTGATCACGACGGATCTGGTTCTGTTATGTTGTTTCTTTACTATTTACCATCTCTGATTGTTCgaaagttttttcttttatgatttgCATTAGCTTTTCTGAGAATGGAAAGAATTTGTTCAGATAATTAGTAGAGGAATACTTGGCTTATTttggagagggaaaaagaaccaaaatagTGGTAGAATGGTTAGGATTTTGGACAAAATCCAACCAGAGAACATTCAGTGGCGTTGTAGCCAATTAAGAAAGAATCAAGTCATTAGTGGGTCCAACAATGAAATTCCTAAGATTGGGGAAGAAATCTGTCAATTAATCTCACccgtttgtttttttttctttttttttctttttttcttttatggctTGGAGAGCTGGATGGGAGATAAAACAGGATTTTGTTagaggaataaaataaattggaaaaaaagGAACTGAGGAAAAAATAGGACCCCTAAAATGTATTCTAAACATATTTAGACAActgatatttgaactttatacTATATATGTGTAACTTCttacattctttttttattttgcacAAATTTAAGTTTGATGGATACTCATAATcgacttttaaataattctattAATCAGTAACTCTAGCATTGAGCATTAATTAGTGCCGTTCTTCTTTGAAGTTCCATATTgtgttatatttatttcatattcattGAAGGCATATGAAAGCAATATGTTAGGAGGCAAagtttgcaattttttttatataatacttGTTTTAGTTCAAATTACAACTtcgataaaattgaaagtttggAGTAAAAATTGATACACATTTCAATTTCTAGGGTGAATTCTTTTATTTCGTATGATATTTTGAGTTAAATGACTTTTTTGGTACGTATGATTCAAGAATTAATTCTATTTCGTCTCTATGGTTGAGATGAAATCAgtttgatttttatgttttttttttgttctaagaaTTGGGATATGGGGCCCACTCTTTGCAATATGGCTAGAGTGGAtggtttgtttattattattattattattattattatttttcatataaagttattctttcttttagaatcacatgttttttttaatatcaattttgattttcaatgGGCATAAGAACCTTAAAAAGGGTATTTGTTTGGAGGGTTGAGCTTAGGTgggttattttattatcttttttaaatgctcctctattttcttatttgtttgaaattaagtgtcatttaaattaaatcatttttccgtataacaattaattttatctttacgTAATAATAGtatcttttattattgaatttaaccATTTATTGTACCCTTACATGccaataatatctttattaatttagtttaaccATTATTTTTGTAGTCAATTCAATGCAAAAATGTTGCTTTTTGAGAACTTGcagtgaaataaataattaaaaaaaagaaatcaaacttTAGGGCCTTTTACTTGCTcggattaaaaatataatttaataaaaaaatataccatTCAAATTAATAGTGTCGAAtctgttggatgataaaagtctcaaatcggctaatttagggaatgatcatgggtttataatcaaggaatactctctccattggtacgaagccttttggggaagcctaaagcaaagtcatCATGAgaaggtcttttggggaaaagCTTAAAGCAAAGttatgagagtttatgttcaaagctgacaatgacaatatcatatcattgtggaggaAGGCTTTTTAGGGAAGTCTAAAGCAAAGTCATAggagtttatgttcaaagcggacaatgacaatatcatatcattgtggaggaaggccttttggggaagcccaaagcaaagtcactagagcttatgttcaaagcggacaattacaatatcatatcattatggagagtcgtgttcgtctaagaCAATCCacccaattattattattttaataaaaataataaataaaggcCATCAACCCAATAGTTTTCCCACACACCTATCAGGTGGGATGATTGATTTGAAAACGGAAGAATTCAAAGCTTACTCGCCGCCGGTCAAATCCGACCAACTAAAACTCATTAATCCTAACATTTCTCggattataaataatgcttcctTAATTCTTCACCTTAATCAACCACTCCCAATTCAAATGGCTACGATCAAATCCTTAATCTCCATAGCTCTTCTAGCTCTTCTCTTGCTCTCTGAACACCTACCCATTTCCGCCGCCGATCACAGCGTGGCTCCCAGTCCTCTTGCCGGAGTGTTTCGCCGGGACACCCTTCAGACGGCGGAGCGTCATCAAGTTGCAGAGAGTGGAATTGGAAATCAGTACTCTTTTGAACAAAAGATCAGAAAGCGAGCCCGACGAGCTGTTAGGCGAGCCGAAGGTCCAAGTCCATCGTCGGCGAATTGGAGCCGAACGTCGTCGTTTGGGGTCGGCTCTCTGCTGTGTCTCTTCACTgtatttggtttgtttttgtgaAGTGAATAATGGTGATTCACTACTCTGAATTTGTCAtcggattatttatttattattttttaataaaaaatttgggttgtattttaccaatttaattaaattcatttcctatattttcttaatattttgttacattttgtccatttttaataataaaataaaattttcaatttactcGATAAATATTGTATCGAAAGTAGCTCCAATCACTCCAACAATTTACCTACGGGCCGAGGTCCTCCCATCTAGACGGAGAATGGAGAGTGAGTGATGAACATTTTTTAACTATCACATACGTAGGCTAGGCTTGGAGACGAGATTATGTTTTCCTATCTACACCTGATTTTCTGCTCCACCCtgcttaataaaattatttaattaattttaaaacgttatagattttttaattgttaaatatggtggtaatattaaattttaaattttttaaaattatatttgtagaactcaattaattaaataaagatattaagaaaataaaataaaaataataataaatgagaaaaattaatattgacacaaataaataaagaatttaggATGAACATCTTTAATCACTCTCAGGCAGTTCAACAGCTGATGGCGGGGAGGGCTCGAATTCTCTAGCCCGGACGCTTCGCCGGAACGTCCTTTCAGACGGCGGCTCAGCCGACTGCAGAGAACTACGGCGAGTCCTCTTCGGAGGAGAAGACGAATGTTCATATTAAAAAGCGGATCCGACCATTACTAATCGGCGGCCATAACCGTGCATCCGCCGCGAATCGAAGCCCAACGCCGCCTTTTGGCATTGTTTTGTTGGAATTGCGTTTCGATTCGTTTCAGGTTTCAGGCTTAGAATGTTCAAATTATTCgtttattttatcaaaatttaataatatataaagtGAGCTAGAAAGAAATTTCTCCTACCTACCTCTCCCAAGAAAACTAAGCTACGCGTTTGTTAATAAAACCAAATAATATCAGATGGACTAAACTGAAAGCGCGTCAAAAAGCGTGGGAGAAATTCAAATACCTGTTCGCCGTCGGCATCCATGGTCATCAATGGCGGCTGAATCAGATACTCGTCTTCCTAATCTTCTCTGTTTCTATATAAAATCCAAACAATTAAACATTATACCTTATCTTCAATTCCTCCATTCTCATCTCTATCGACAAATCGCACAAATGGCCGCTCTCAAATCCCTAGTTTCCGTAGCTCTTCTGGCTCTTCTCTTATTCTCCGAATCCCTAACAGCTTCTGCCGTCGATCGCAGCGGCGATTCAAATTCTCTCACCGGGATGCTCCGCCGAAACGTCCTTCAGACGGCGGCTCATCAGATTGCAGATAACAGTGTCGAGTCCTCCCCCGAAAGGAAGATGAATGTTCATATCAAAAGGCGGATGCGACCAGTAGCAACTGGCACCCGTTCCTCGGCGGCGAATCGGAGCCGAATCGCTTCCATTGGCGTTGGATCTGTGCTCGTTGTTTTAGGGCTGTTCCTGTGAATTTGATGGATTTGGTTCTGTAAAAATTGGGATTTATTCTATtcgttaatttatttatttgatgaatatattttttttttctctctgggtgtatttagtcttttaaattatttcattatattaaattattaaaatacaaattccATAATATCCATTgatttacttattattatttgtaaacattaaaaaatatatttaaaaatgaaataaaaagtaaaatacaaattttatttttatttttatttttttctcacttttatggataaaaaattaaaaaagaataaaatttaagtcaACACACCTcagaacaaaaatattcaaaagtcAAACTCTTTTAATGTCGAACATTATTCAAAAGTCAAACTCTTTTAATgtcaaacatttataaatttacgTCTTCTTATTAATGGTATATGTAAACGTCTAAAACtcgaataatatatattttattaatttttttttaaaaaatactaaatttgaaaaggaCATAAAATGGAATTATAATAAAGTGggttttactttatttatttatttattttccctttctaaaacttaataattaaaataaaattggagtaaaaaaacaatattttatttagtccgtgagaggttttaaaaattaaaaaggaaagaagaaaaagaaaatcataataaaacaatttttagtTTTGCAATTATTCTCAAACGAAGCCGAAGAGCTCGAACAGGGAGACGGTCTCCAATGGAACAAGAGGACTCCCCTGTGCCCCAATCTGCCGGGAGAGAGGATTTCGGAAAATTTCAGCACGGGTATCGATTTCTGTAtcatttgttgttgttcttcttcttcttctttgttctcGCTTTTGTTATTAGTAACTTGTTTTCGATTTCAATTAGATGCGAGCATTATAGGAGACGTTGCAGAATCCGAGCCCCATGTTGCGACCGAATCTTTACCTGTCGCCATTGCCACAACGAGGCCATGGTAtgtctctcttctttctaTGCCCTTGTGTTGCGTGCGTTTGTTTGTGAGAGATGTATTAGAAAGGATTTTGCATATGCTGTTAAACTCGAACTTTCTGTAATTTTCTTTGGTAGTTTTCTgaattttctgaaattttcgTTGATTTTAGACTTCGCTGAGCAATCCTAAGGACCGTCACGAACTCGTTCGGCAGGACGTTAGACAAGTCTGTTTGTACGCTgttctattgtttttttttttNttttttttttttttttttttttttttttttttttttttttttttttttttttttttttttttttgttgtgaaTATGACATCTTTTAGAGCATATCGTGATgtgaatttattaattttgttggaaTTGTTGCTTTAGGTGGTTTGCTTGATTTGCAACACAGAGCAAGAGGTTTGGgggacatttttttttgttgttcttgggATAATTTCCATTGATTGCGTTTAGATATTCTTGTTTTTTGCTCTGCTAAGCGTTTATATTTGGTTTATTATAGGTTGCTAAGTCTTGTAGCAAGTGCAATGTTAATATGGGAGAATACTTCTGCGGCATCTGCAAATTCTACGATGATGATGtaggagaagtttccatcaatctgtttctttcttactTTGTTCTGTTTCACTTTCTTTAAGaactaattttcaattttaaactGTGGAACCGAATGGTTTTCTTATCCTAGATGCTAATAGATTCTGCTATGAATGCAGACCAGGAAAATGCAGTTTCATTGTGATGCGTGTGGTATCTGTAGGTTCGTGTGCATATTTCCCGTTCTAGTTCTAATGTAATCTCAGCTTTCTGTGCTAAGTTTCTCAACACATGTGTTCTTTGTTATATGATTTTCAGGGTTGGTGGTCGTGAAAATTTCTTTCACTGTGAAAAATGTGGTATGTCATTCAATTTTCCTGATGGTTAGCTAGAAATACACGTTGTGTTATTCATTTACTGTTTGAGGTAAATGTAGCAAAAGGATTTCTCTGGTTTGTCTGTAAAGTCTTTGATACTATGTAATAAAATAGGCACACACACTGAGGCCATATGAGACCGAAACAATTAGTAAAATGTGAGCGATTGAGCGAACAAACCGTTCAGAtgaattaacttttttttttatataaatataggATCTTGCTATTCCACTCCTCTGCGCGATAACCACATGTGTGTTGAGAACTCCATGAAAAGTTTTTGCCCCATCTGTTATGAGGTTTGTCCTTTTAGAATGCATCTTTTCTCAGGGAAGTATAATCTTAACTGTTCTCTTCTAACAATTTTATTGATGCTTGCAGTTTCTTTTTGACTCAATAAAAGACACAACTGTTATGCCTTGTGGTCACACAATACATTTGGAGTGCTTCAGAGAAATGGAATCACAGAATCAGTAATCCAAACTCCAGTTTCTGAATCTACTATTAAACATGTTTCTAAAAACTTTGAATATGCTACATACAACtctattttctattatatCCATTGCCTTTTATTCTCAAACCAAACTGGTTCTAAGTTTCCTGTTTTGAATTACATTAAGATTTCCAGTTCTCTTGTAATAATGAAGTTGTATCTGTCTCTCAGATACCGTTGTCCTATTTGCTCGAAGACAGTTATGGACATGTCTGCAAGCTGGGCATTGCTGAAAATGGAGGTGTGTTACATCTTAGTTTAGGCGTGATAAAAGTGGCATGTAGAAGGCAATTAGATTACTGTCTTTTTTATCCATAGAGCAGTTTCCCCAGTTAGTGAATATGGTAGAACAGGTGGCTTCACGTAAATTTTAGCAACCTTAGAAATTAGAATATATATCTTATCATTGAACATTGTACCCACTCTTCAACCTCCTGACCAAtcttttcgtttctttctttgtcttgATGTATGATTACATGTATTGGGCTGATTCTTTGAAAGTTGGTGGTTGCAGACTCAATATCTCAATAGAATTCTAACTGAGTGACTGCATGAAGAAAGAGATTTAAGAAATGAGTGTAGATTCAGGGCTTTAGTTATGCCTTAAAGTTGAGTTTAGAGGAATATAGAGGCATTAACatgtataataaaaatgaaagaggaagATGTCCGTGAGAGCTATATATATTCTGTTACAGACAAGTACTTGACTTGATCTTATACGACCTTAAATCATGTTCGTCCActtgaatgaaattttctcttaTGTTTATTTTCCCCTCATTTCCCATTTACCCATTACCTGTTATCAAGTTGTTATTGGATGGTAAAATAGATCTTATTGGATACTTACTTTTTGGGATGCCAACTGGTATTTCTATCTATTTGCAAATTCTGACATGTTTCTTCTGCCATATTCTGGTGTCGAAATTCCATAGATTTTTGGTTATCttaattatgttttctttaCCATAGATCTTTTGCGATATTatcttaaatttgaaaatcgtTTCTATCTTATCTAGATTGACTGCACACCGATGCCGGAGGAGTACAGCCACGAGGTAGTTGCTTGTATACATGTTTAGATTACCGCAAGAATGAAATCTTCTAACTTAACTGTGTACTTGGCTAAACAGGTATCAATTCTTTGCAACGACTGCAGCCATACGAGCAAAGTTCGTTTTCACATTTTGGGACACAAGTGCAGTCAGTGCAATTCATTCAATACTAGGAGGATTTCTACTGGAGACGTCAATGAAAACTGAAGGTAAAGAAGTATGAGGCTCTCTTAATCTCAACAACTAGGTTATGTTGAACGTTTGATTATTGGAGTCATTGATCCATTTAGGAAGTCAACTATGATTGGTTTATACCTATGAATTCAGTCACATGAAGTTAAGTAGTGCGATCTTCTATAGGAAGAGTCtcagatttcttttttttcttttttttttttcattgtaacATTTAGCATTcatcttgaaaaatatatatcatattagaTACATTTTACAGATGTGAATATAACATGAATCTCAACAAATCCTTGTTTGAATACTTGGATTTCAAGTATAACAAGAGATAGATAAATGAATGATGATTTCCATTAAAGAGGATATAGTTGAGAAGATGGATGGTGAACTGCTCGAACACTATACAATCAAAGTTAAATTCTAGCAACCATGCCATGATTTAGtttgatattaaataattttgttgggTCTCTGGCTGTCAGAATTTATGGTAGGTAAGGGTAAAGTAGGACAATGTACTACCAATAATTAGTTGCATACATGCCTTGTATACGAGGGGATATGCGAGGAGTGGAAGTTCGTTATCATTTTGACTAGGTAATAGAACGAAAGAGAGTTTCCATCCCTTTTGAAGATGGGAAATCAAATCATTGACATGACAATTGATGTGTTTTCTATTGAGCTATATTTGAACTAGCAATGTCTAATGAACTTGGAATAGATGTTCTTCACCCTATTTAGTATTCTCCCGAGTAAATAAACTCTCGATACCTATTATTTCCATGTGTAATTGGTTGCTATTAATGGTTATAAGGTTTGAATGAGAATCATATTCCTTGTAGTGCATTCATAAAACCGAACACAACTCTAGTCGAATGCGAACTAAGCTTTCGATAAAAAGAGAATTCGGATTAGATCTAATGACTATTTGAAGTATATGATACTTTAATGCTTGTCTTACTCTTTATCAGTATCATCTAAAACCTGACAAAAAAGAATTGTTCTTCCACACAAAGAAAAACCGTCTTGGTAGTATTTAATACTAGGTTTGTTCTCGTTTGTGCTCGAGTTAATGGTATATAGACATGTAtctattgtttatttatttatattttacacagaatttcaacaaaaatctCACGTCACAAAATCTCATTATGATTTCTAATATGTTATCATAAGCATTGCACCAGTCGATGAAATGCGCAAACGAGTCGGAAGGAGCATATTTACTTCAATCCATACTAACTCTAGGTTGAAGTCAAATCTAGTAACTCCCAACCAACAAACTAAAACATTCAATCCcctaatttcatttcttgtgAAGATTCAGAACAGAAAGCACaaccaaacaaagaaacatGACAGAACCAGCAATGGAGATGACAAGTGCAGCTGTGAAGTGGTGACAGTAACCTTCAAAGAAACCACAGACTTTTATCCAATGCATATGCGAGTTCCCATCTCGACCGATGACTCCGATGGCTGCAGCAGCACCATCGGCAGAGAACAATAGCCCCACCATGATCAGGTCAAAAGATATGAGCAACATCGACCTCATTTGATCGTCTT is part of the Cucurbita pepo subsp. pepo cultivar mu-cu-16 chromosome LG12, ASM280686v2, whole genome shotgun sequence genome and harbors:
- the LOC111807686 gene encoding E3 ubiquitin-protein ligase MIEL1-like, with the protein product MEQEDSPVPQSAGREDFGKFQHGCEHYRRRCRIRAPCCDRIFTCRHCHNEAMTSLSNPKDRHELVRQDVRQVVCLICNTEQEVAKSCSKCNVNMGEYFCGICKFYDDDTRKMQFHCDACGICRVGGRENFFHCEKCGSCYSTPLRDNHMCVENSMKSFCPICYEFLFDSIKDTTVMPCGHTIHLECFREMESQNQYRCPICSKTVMDMSASWALLKMEIDCTPMPEEYSHEVSILCNDCSHTSKVRFHILGHKCSQCNSFNTRRISTGDVNEN
- the LOC111807541 gene encoding monothiol glutaredoxin-S11-like encodes the protein MDKVKRLVAERSVVIFSKSSCCLSYAVNILFGELGVNPLVYEIDQDPDCREIEKALMRLGCNAPVPAVFIGGKLVGSTNEIMSHHLSGDLTKMLVQSHALNKY